ATAAAAGGGAATCTCGCCAGCCATCTCTTAATAACAAATCTTGTCGTAATTTACCTTCTTGAGTCATGCCGATTTTTTCTAACACTTTTGCAGAGCCTAAATTTCTCGGGTCACAAGTTGCAAAAATACGGTGTAAATTTAATGTACTAAATCCAAATTCAATTAGTAGCTTCGATACTTCTGTAGCATACCCCTTTGCCCAATAGTCTGGGTGAATAATATATCCAATCTCACCTTGTCTATTCGTAAAATCTCGAATATTAATTTCCCCAGCACCGATTAACCGTTCCTTTTCCATAACAGCAAAAACAAAGCGACTTCTTGGCATGTTTGTAGCTTCCAACATTACTTGCGTGACAAACTCATATGACTCTTTTTCGGAATTAGGACCCCATGGTTGATATTGGCAAACAATTGGTTGAGATGCATATTCATGTACAGCTTTCCAATCGTGTTGCTCTAACTCTCTCAGTATAACTCTCTCTCCTATTAGATGGTCAATCATCATCCACCCCACCTTGATTGAAATTTTGTTTATGTATAAATCGTTTCTAGTTTTCACTCAAAATGCTAACAAAAAGATAAAGCAAGTGACCTTGTAATGACGTAATTTCAATGGTCACTTTTTGTCACTTGCACTATTTTCATTATATAATCAACTATTTATTCTTTAAGGTCATACTCGCGCGCAAACCAATCCTTAATGTGGTTTTGCTCATTAGTAAGTTCCCCATTCACAACGGCCGTTAAAATTAATTGTAAAGCTTCTTTTAACCATGGTCCCCGTTTTTGTCCTGACCATTGCAATAAATCCATTCCATTCACTACAAGCTCTTGGCGATGTCTTATTGGTAAGCTTGCCTGAACCTCCCGTATGCTTTGCTGCGAGTGGTTCATTAGCTCTTTCAACTGTGCAAAGTATTGTGCCGCTTCGAGCTCCTCTAGCGAATACGTAAAATAGTCCATACTTGTCCAGCCCTTTTGTAACGCATGGAATGCACCTAAAACA
The genomic region above belongs to Lysinibacillus sp. FSL W8-0992 and contains:
- a CDS encoding GNAT family N-acetyltransferase, with protein sequence MIDHLIGERVILRELEQHDWKAVHEYASQPIVCQYQPWGPNSEKESYEFVTQVMLEATNMPRSRFVFAVMEKERLIGAGEINIRDFTNRQGEIGYIIHPDYWAKGYATEVSKLLIEFGFSTLNLHRIFATCDPRNLGSAKVLEKIGMTQEGKLRQDLLLRDGWRDSLLYSILKHEW